From the Hylaeus volcanicus isolate JK05 chromosome 4, UHH_iyHylVolc1.0_haploid, whole genome shotgun sequence genome, one window contains:
- the LOC128875311 gene encoding uncharacterized protein LOC128875311 isoform X2, with amino-acid sequence MFVAENKKERIGKNTQFWITVLAQQLPNRTEPIQNNATQFSSSSWSPLSAFDSLKSITYFLLSFVRWQYKYRVKYAKVTIIIQEASKRGLGLNLNRNYTFLGGGYTYSVTGSDEIASNTLRRVGPVCAV; translated from the exons atgtttgttgcagaaaataaaaaagaaaggataGGAAAAAACACGCAGTTTTGGATCACGGTTCTCGCACAACAACTcccgaaccgaaccgaaccgatTCAAAACAACGCAACACAATTTTCGTCTTCTTCCTGGTCGCCGCTGTCAGCTTTCGATTCTCTTAAATCGATAACTTAT TTTTTACTAAGTTTTGTTCGATGGCAATATAAATATCGTGTAAAATATGCTAAAGTGACAATCATTATTCAAGAAGCAAGTAAACGAGGATTGGGTTTGAATCTCAATCGTAATTATACGTTTTTG GGAGGaggatatacatatagtgTCACAGGTTCCGACGAAATTGCCTCTAATACCCTCCGACGAGTCGGACCTGTTTGTGCCGTTTAA
- the LOC128875311 gene encoding uncharacterized protein LOC128875311 isoform X1 — protein sequence MFVAENKKERIGKNTQFWITVLAQQLPNRTEPIQNNATQFSSSSWSPLSAFDSLKSITYFLLSFVRWQYKYRVKYAKVTIIIQEASKRGLGLNLNRNYTFLINRTAEIMSITNMLRLPESSVRSGYGKFQQACAYSLKIIYKLQSPCQHVINNDENCIIQ from the exons atgtttgttgcagaaaataaaaaagaaaggataGGAAAAAACACGCAGTTTTGGATCACGGTTCTCGCACAACAACTcccgaaccgaaccgaaccgatTCAAAACAACGCAACACAATTTTCGTCTTCTTCCTGGTCGCCGCTGTCAGCTTTCGATTCTCTTAAATCGATAACTTAT TTTTTACTAAGTTTTGTTCGATGGCAATATAAATATCGTGTAAAATATGCTAAAGTGACAATCATTATTCAAGAAGCAAGTAAACGAGGATTGGGTTTGAATCTCAATCGTAATTATACGTTTTTG aTAAACAGAACAGCCGAAATCATGTCAATCACGAACATGTTAcgtctaccggaaagttctgtccgttccGGTTACGGCAAGTTTCAACAAGCATGCGcgtattcgttaaaaataatatacaaattgcaatcacCCTGTCAAcatgtcataaataatgatgaaaattgtattattcaataa